The Leptotrichia sp. OH3620_COT-345 genome segment AGGAAAAAAAGGTAACCTCATATTTACAAAAGGTCCTATGATGGCATGTATGGATAAATTCATACTTAGAGTTAAAGGACAAGGAGCACACGGAGCTTATCCTCATTTATCAAAGGATCCTATAGTTACTGCAAGTCACATTGTTGTGGGTGTTCAGGAAATATTAGGTAGAGAAATCAATCCTGTTGAGCCTGCTGTAGTCACAATAGGTGTTATAAAAGGAGGAAGTGCATTTAACATTATTCCTGAAGTTGTCGAGCTCGAAGGAACTGTCAGAGCAGTCAACAATGATACAAGGCACTACGTTAAAAAAAGAATTGAAGAAATTGCTTCAAATATTGCATCAGCATTTAGATGTGAAACAGAATATGAATTTTTCTATCAGCCTCCCCCATTGATAAACGATGAAAAAGTTACAACTAAGCTAATGGATCTTGCAGAAAGACTATACCCCGGAAATGTAGAAGAAATGAAATCTCCTATAATGGGTGGAGAAGATTTTGCATGGTATCTTCAGAAAGTACCGGGAACTTTCTTTTTTATACACAATCCTCTTGAAATTGACGGAAAAGTATGGGCTCATCACACTCCAAAATTTGCCATAGATGAAAACTATATGGATAAAGGTATAGTTCTTATGGCAGAATATGCAAAAGAGTTTTTAAAATAAATTTTTATATAACATATTATGAGGGTATAATGCCCTCATTTTTTAAAAGCTTTGTAAAATTCCTTATAATTATTTTTTATTATGAGTTGTCTCATAAAATAGAAAAATATTAGACTGCTTCACGGGATATAAATATATAATGTTATTTTTTCAAACATAATTTCATATTTCTTCGAAAAATTTTGAATACCG includes the following:
- a CDS encoding M20 family metallopeptidase, with the translated sequence MEIKDSVKNMMKDVIEWRRYLHRHPETGFDLNNTVRFVCEKLDEMNIEYETDMGSKCSVIAYINRNKSGKCIAIRADMDALPIKETTDFEFKSENDNMHACGHDAHTAGLLCVARLLKERENELNGKVKLIFQPAEEIGLGAKGIIEKGVIDDVDEIIGLHVGNIYPEGKKGNLIFTKGPMMACMDKFILRVKGQGAHGAYPHLSKDPIVTASHIVVGVQEILGREINPVEPAVVTIGVIKGGSAFNIIPEVVELEGTVRAVNNDTRHYVKKRIEEIASNIASAFRCETEYEFFYQPPPLINDEKVTTKLMDLAERLYPGNVEEMKSPIMGGEDFAWYLQKVPGTFFFIHNPLEIDGKVWAHHTPKFAIDENYMDKGIVLMAEYAKEFLK